ACGCATCCCTCGGCGAGATGATCAGCAACCTCGCCGGTGCCGGCGTGTCGGTGCCGGGCGGCTTTGCCACTACGGCCCAGGCGTACCGCGACTTTCTCGAGCAGAGTGGCCTGAACGACCGCATTCATGCGGCGCTCGACGCCCTGGATGTGGACGACATCAACGCCCTGGCCAAGACCGGCGCGCAGATCCGCCAGTGGGTGATGGAAGCCGAATTCCCGGCGCGCCTGGATTCGGAAATCCGTACGGCCTTCGCCGAAATGTCCAAGGGCAACGACAACATGGCCGTTGCCGTGCGCTCCTCGGCCACCGCCGAAGACCTGCCTGACGCCTCCTTCGCCGGCCAGCAGGAGACCTTCCTCAATATCCGCGGTGTCGACAACGTCATCCGCGCCGCCAAGGAAGTCTTCGCCTCGCTGTTCAACGACCGCGCCATCGCCTACCGCGTGCACCAGGGCTTCGACCACAAGCTGGTCGCCCTGTCCGCTGGCGTGCAGCGCATGGTCCGCTCGGAAACCGGCACCGCCGGCGTGATGTTCACCCTTGATACCGAATCGGGTTTCCGCGACGTGGTGTTCATCACCGGCGCCTACGGCCTGGGTGAAACCGTCGTGCAGGGCGCGGTCAACCCCGACGAATTCTATGTCCACAAGCAGACGCTGCAGGCCGGTCGCCCGGCGATACTGCGCCGCAACCTGGGCAGCAAGGCCATCAAGATGGTCTACGGCGAAGAAGCCAAGGCTGGCCGTTCGGTCAAGACCGTCGAAGTCGACCGTGCTGATCGCGCGCGCTTCTGCCTGAGCGACGCCGAAGTCAATGAACTGGCCAAGCAGGCCATGATCATCGAGCAGCACTACCAGCGCCCGATGGACATCGAGTGGGCCAAGGACGGTGACGACGGCAAGCTGTACATCGTCCAGGCCCGCCCCGAGACCGTGAAGAGCCGTTCCAGCGCCAATGTCATGGAGCGCTACCTGCTGAAGGAAAAGGGCACCGTGCTGGTCGAAGGCCGGGCCATTGGCCAGCGCATCGGCGCCGGCAAGGTCCGCGTCATCCACGACGTCTCGGAAATGGACAAGGTCCAGCCGGGCGACGTGCTGGTCTCGGACATGACCGACCCGGACTGGGAACCGGTGATGAAACGCGCCAGCGCCATCGTCACCAACCGCGGCGGCCGTACCTGCCATGCGGCGATCATCGCGCGTGAACTGGGCATCCCGGCGGTCGTCGGTTGCGGCAACGCCACCCAGGCGCTGAAGGACGGCCAGGGCGTCACCGTCTCCTGCGCCGAAGGCGATACCGGCTTCATCTTCGAAGGCGAGCTGGGCTTCGACATCAAGCAGAACTCGGTGGACGCCATGCCCGAGCTGCCGTTCAAGATCATGATGAACGTCGGCAACCCGGACCGCGCCTTCGACTTCGCCCAGCTGCCCAACGCCGGTGTCGGCCTGGCACGCCTGGAGTTCATCATCAACCGCATGATCGGCGTGCACCCCAAGGCGCTGCTCAACTACGCCGGCCTGCCGCCTGAGCTCAAAGACAGCGTCGACAAGCGCATCGCCGGCTACGACGACCCGGTCGGTTTCTATGTCGAGAAACTGGTCGAGGGCATCAGCACCCTGGCCGCGGCCTTCTACCCGAAAAAGGTCATCGTGCGCCTGTCGGACTTCAAGTCCAACGAGTACGCCAACCTGATCGGCGGCAAGCTGTACGAGCCGGAAGAAGAAAACCCGATGCTGGGCTTCCGTGGCGCCTCGCGCTACATCAGCGAATCGTTCCGTGACTGCTTCGAACTCGAGTGCCGCGCGCTCAAGCGCGTGCGCAACGACATGGGCCTGACCAATGTCGAGATCATGGTGCCGTTCGTGCGCACCCTGGGCGAGGCCAGCCAGGTCGTCGACCTGCTCGCCGAGAACGGCCTGGCCCGCGGCGACAACGGCCTGCGTGTGATCATGATGTGCGAGCTGCCGTCCAATGCCATTCTGGCCGAGGAGTTCCTCGAGTTCTTCGATGGCTTCTCCATCGGTTCCAACGACCTGACTCAGCTGACCCTGGGCCTGGACCGCGACTCGGGGATCATCGCCCACCTGTTCGACGAACGTAACCCGGCCGTGAAGAAGCTGCTGGCCAACGCCATCCAGGCATGCAACAAGGCCGGCAAGTACATCGGCATCTGTGGCCAGGGCCCGTCGGACCACCCGGACCTCGCCAAGTGGCTGATGGAGCAGGGTATCGAGAGCGTGTCGCTGAACCCGGACTCGGTGCTCGAAACCTGGTTCTTCCTGGCCGAAGGCCAGGGCGCGGCCTGATGTGATCGGCGGGAGCGCTGTTGCGCTCCCGCTGCGGACCCTGTAGGAGCGGGCTTGCCCCGCGATAGCGCCAGTGCGGACGCCTCGGTCGTCTGGTCTGGCCAGATCGCGGGTCAAGCCCGCTCCTGCATTTCGTTTCCCTTGTATGTTTGTGAGCCCATGCAAAGCAGCAGCACCCTTTTCCCCGTCGCGTTGCTCAGTGCCGAGCGCCGTGGCGACCTCAGCGAAGACGTCTATCGGATCAAGGCCGGCAACAGCCCGGACCCGAGCGTCGAACTGGCAGTCACCCGTCTGGGGCTGGCTGATCAACGGCGCGCCCAGGGCGTGCCGGTCATTCTGCTGCACGGCAGTTTTTCCAACCGACGGTTCTGGTTCTCGCCCAAGGGCATTGGCCTGGGCGCCTTCCTCGCGCGCGCCGGTTTCGACGTGTGGGTCCCGGAAATGCGCGGTCATGGCCTGTCGCCACGCAACCGCGACTGGCGGCACAACCGGGTAGCGGACTACGCCCGCTACGACTTGCCGGTGATCGGTGCGTTCGTTCACGAGCAGACCGGGCAGGCTCCGCACTGGGTTGGGCACTCGTTGGGTGGCATCACGCTGGCTGCGGCCCTGGGCAGCGGATACCTGGAGGTCGGGCTGGTGGCCAGTGCGGCGCTCTTCGGCACCCAGGTCAGCCGGGTCTACTGGCCATTGAAGGTGCCGCCGGTTGAGTGGGGCGCGCGTCTGTTGATCAAGCGGTTTGCGCAGATTTCCGGCTCGCGCCTCAAGCGCGGCCCGGAAGACGAGCCCATTGGCCTGGCCCTGGAAAGCCTGCGTTGGAACGGCCTGTTCGGTCGTTTCGGTGACAAGGAGCAGGACTGGTGGGCGGGGTTGGCGGATGTCGAGGTGCCGTTGCTGGCAGTGGCCGGCGCGGCGGACTTCCAGGACCCGGTGTGGGCCTGCCGCAAGCTGTTCGAGCAGTTCGGCGGCGACAGCAAGCAGTTCCTGCGACTGGGGCGGGAGGAGAGTTTCGAGCCCTTCGGGCATGTCGACATGCTGGTCAGCAAGGCGGCGCAGGCACAGGTGTGGCCGCTGGTGGAACGCTGGTTGAGAGATCCGTTGATCCCAGTACATGCCTCGACGGTTGCAGTGGAGCCGGTGGCGGTAAGCTAACCACTTGCGCCTGTGCTGAACGCTGCGCCGTACCTGTAGGAGCCGGCCTTGCCGGCGAATGGGCCAGCACAGTCGGCACAAGGCAGTTGCTCCCATGCCTGGCCCGGCTTTGCCGGGCATCGCCAGCAAGGCTGGCTCCTACAGGTTCCGGTGCTGCTGTGGGGGCAAACTGACTGAGCGGTCCCGGATGACTGCCAGGCTGTCCAGGGTGTAGCCTTGAGGCCACCTTCGCTTTCGTTGTGACTGACAGGAGTTTCCCATGCAGCATTACGTAACGCCCGACCTGTGCGACGCCTACCCGGACCTGGTCCAGGTGCTCGAACCCATGTTCAGCAACTTCGGTGGCCGCGACTCGTTCGGCGGCCAGATCGTCACCATCAAATGCTTCGAGGACAACTCGCTGGTCAAGGAGCAGGTCGATCTCGACGGCAAGGGCAAGGTCCTGGTAGTCGATGGCGGCGGTTCGCTGCGCCGCGCGCTGCTGGGCGACATGCTTGCAGAGAAAGCCGCGAAGAATGGCTGGGAAGGCCTGGTGATCTATGGCTGCGTGCGTGACGTCGATGTGCTGGTGCAGACCGATGTCGGCGTGCAGGCCCTGGCCAGCCACCCGATGAAGACCGACAAGCGCGGTATCGGCGACCTTAACGTCGCGGTCACGTTTGCCGGCGTGACCTTCCGCCCGGGCGAGTACGTGTACGCCGACAACAATGGCGTGATCGTCTCGCCAAGCCCGCTGAAGATGCCGGAGTGACGCGCCGCGGGCGCTGATGGAGCTTTGATGTTCGAGGAAGACAACGCGCAGTGGGGCCTGGTGCATGCCCTGGTGCTCGATGGCAAGGGCGGTGCGCGCTCGATCGCCCGGACCGAGCTGGATGGTCTGCAGCTGCAGGCTCAGGAGAGCCTGTGGCTGCATTGGGATCGCAGTCACCCGCAGACCCGCACCTGGTTGTTGCAGGACAGTGGCCTGAGCGAATTCGCCTGCGACCTGCTGCTGGAGGAAAACACCCGCCCACGTCTTTTGCAGCTGGCCAATGAGCAGATGCTGCTGTTCCTGCGTGGTGTCAACCTCAACCCGGGTGCGGAGCCTGAAGACATGGTATCGGTGCGCATCTTCGCCGAGGCGCGCCGGGTCATCTCGCTGCGT
This genomic stretch from Pseudomonas entomophila L48 harbors:
- a CDS encoding alpha/beta fold hydrolase; this encodes MQSSSTLFPVALLSAERRGDLSEDVYRIKAGNSPDPSVELAVTRLGLADQRRAQGVPVILLHGSFSNRRFWFSPKGIGLGAFLARAGFDVWVPEMRGHGLSPRNRDWRHNRVADYARYDLPVIGAFVHEQTGQAPHWVGHSLGGITLAAALGSGYLEVGLVASAALFGTQVSRVYWPLKVPPVEWGARLLIKRFAQISGSRLKRGPEDEPIGLALESLRWNGLFGRFGDKEQDWWAGLADVEVPLLAVAGAADFQDPVWACRKLFEQFGGDSKQFLRLGREESFEPFGHVDMLVSKAAQAQVWPLVERWLRDPLIPVHASTVAVEPVAVS
- the ppsA gene encoding phosphoenolpyruvate synthase; this translates as MVEYVVSLDKLGVHDVEHVGGKNASLGEMISNLAGAGVSVPGGFATTAQAYRDFLEQSGLNDRIHAALDALDVDDINALAKTGAQIRQWVMEAEFPARLDSEIRTAFAEMSKGNDNMAVAVRSSATAEDLPDASFAGQQETFLNIRGVDNVIRAAKEVFASLFNDRAIAYRVHQGFDHKLVALSAGVQRMVRSETGTAGVMFTLDTESGFRDVVFITGAYGLGETVVQGAVNPDEFYVHKQTLQAGRPAILRRNLGSKAIKMVYGEEAKAGRSVKTVEVDRADRARFCLSDAEVNELAKQAMIIEQHYQRPMDIEWAKDGDDGKLYIVQARPETVKSRSSANVMERYLLKEKGTVLVEGRAIGQRIGAGKVRVIHDVSEMDKVQPGDVLVSDMTDPDWEPVMKRASAIVTNRGGRTCHAAIIARELGIPAVVGCGNATQALKDGQGVTVSCAEGDTGFIFEGELGFDIKQNSVDAMPELPFKIMMNVGNPDRAFDFAQLPNAGVGLARLEFIINRMIGVHPKALLNYAGLPPELKDSVDKRIAGYDDPVGFYVEKLVEGISTLAAAFYPKKVIVRLSDFKSNEYANLIGGKLYEPEEENPMLGFRGASRYISESFRDCFELECRALKRVRNDMGLTNVEIMVPFVRTLGEASQVVDLLAENGLARGDNGLRVIMMCELPSNAILAEEFLEFFDGFSIGSNDLTQLTLGLDRDSGIIAHLFDERNPAVKKLLANAIQACNKAGKYIGICGQGPSDHPDLAKWLMEQGIESVSLNPDSVLETWFFLAEGQGAA
- the rraA gene encoding ribonuclease E activity regulator RraA; the protein is MQHYVTPDLCDAYPDLVQVLEPMFSNFGGRDSFGGQIVTIKCFEDNSLVKEQVDLDGKGKVLVVDGGGSLRRALLGDMLAEKAAKNGWEGLVIYGCVRDVDVLVQTDVGVQALASHPMKTDKRGIGDLNVAVTFAGVTFRPGEYVYADNNGVIVSPSPLKMPE